In one window of Kitasatospora sp. MMS16-BH015 DNA:
- a CDS encoding toll/interleukin-1 receptor domain-containing protein, whose protein sequence is MAEHPRTRRPNIFLSHRYRSPEINLYFWQLISRVQQVSFRVDEGLTFTSPTRLERMIREADAFVGIYPLPGDAQENWSLAALRHEARYFLLELGIAARCHRPAIVFCDHRYGPVLRAPADIWVIEYDQQEITEAEDSVLSARVTQAFRTFVGRLESSITARSSSRSSFHKHSVGLLLPPDTRAEVGPLLEDALRTAAWEPVNLPWPPRFDLAFTTRMRELDWGVVAIDHPAAVGAASFMLGHGVPSLQLVREPRAEASEAAPAEAVDTTVLGELEDRHPRAVLQWSEPAALGQAFEETLHVIGRQPRLIHDAEQAARYFRAATLRKEQVFLSYAREDSEIAAVFSRVLRSSFQEVFDYRRTGSIRAGHNWMDELMGSLAKSAVGVLLLSPDYLSSNYCLLESRRLYQASVQGEARLFPVRLRPTALPEFLKDVQYHRLETHTETEVEAAVADLIAQL, encoded by the coding sequence GTGGCTGAGCACCCCCGGACGCGGCGGCCGAACATCTTCCTGAGCCACCGCTACCGCTCGCCGGAGATCAACCTCTACTTCTGGCAGCTGATCAGCCGGGTCCAGCAGGTCTCCTTCCGGGTGGACGAGGGCCTCACCTTCACCAGCCCCACCCGGCTGGAGCGGATGATCCGCGAGGCCGACGCCTTCGTCGGCATCTACCCCCTCCCCGGGGACGCCCAGGAGAACTGGAGCCTGGCCGCGCTGCGGCACGAAGCCCGGTACTTCCTCCTGGAGTTGGGCATCGCGGCCCGCTGCCACCGGCCGGCCATCGTGTTCTGCGACCACCGCTACGGCCCGGTGCTGCGCGCCCCCGCGGACATCTGGGTGATCGAGTACGACCAGCAGGAGATCACCGAGGCCGAGGATTCGGTGCTCTCCGCCCGGGTGACGCAGGCCTTCCGCACCTTCGTCGGCCGCCTGGAGTCCAGCATCACCGCCCGGTCCTCCAGCCGCTCCTCCTTCCACAAGCACTCCGTCGGCCTGCTACTGCCTCCCGACACCCGCGCGGAGGTCGGCCCGCTCCTCGAGGACGCCCTGCGGACGGCCGCCTGGGAGCCGGTGAACCTCCCCTGGCCGCCCCGCTTCGACCTCGCCTTCACCACCCGGATGCGCGAACTCGACTGGGGCGTGGTCGCGATCGACCACCCCGCCGCCGTCGGGGCCGCCTCCTTCATGCTGGGCCACGGGGTGCCCTCGCTGCAGCTGGTCCGCGAGCCGCGGGCCGAGGCCTCGGAGGCGGCGCCGGCGGAGGCCGTGGACACCACCGTGCTCGGCGAGTTGGAGGACCGGCACCCGCGGGCCGTCCTCCAGTGGAGCGAACCGGCCGCCCTGGGGCAGGCCTTCGAGGAGACCCTGCACGTCATCGGCCGCCAGCCCCGGCTGATCCACGACGCCGAGCAGGCCGCCCGGTACTTCCGCGCGGCCACCCTGCGCAAGGAGCAGGTCTTCCTCAGCTACGCCCGGGAGGACAGCGAGATCGCGGCCGTCTTCAGCCGCGTCCTGCGCTCCTCCTTCCAGGAGGTCTTCGACTACCGCCGCACCGGCTCGATCCGGGCCGGCCACAACTGGATGGACGAACTGATGGGCAGCCTCGCCAAGAGCGCCGTCGGCGTCCTGCTCCTCTCCCCCGACTACCTCTCCAGCAACTACTGCCTCCTGGAATCCCGCCGCCTCTACCAGGCCAGCGTCCAGGGCGAGGCCCGCCTCTTCCCGGTCCGCCTGCGCCCGACCGCCCTCCCCGAATTCCTCAAGGACGTCCAGTACCACCGCCTTGAGACCCACACCGAGACGGAGGTGGAAGCCGCCGTCGCCGACCTGATCGCGCAACTCTAG
- a CDS encoding YcnI family protein, with translation MRTSTARRLATPGVLAAATLAATAVPAFAHVTVQPGTAAQGAYTAVAFRVPDESDKASTTKLEVSLPADHPVASVAIQPVPGWTAVAAKTQLATPLKTDDGDSITEAVSTITWTADPTAKIAPGQFQEFKVSLGPLPTDTDALVFKALQTYDDGTVVRWIDDTKPGQPEPQHPAPTLTLTKGVAPTPTTPPKTTPAAAAPTTSSADSTARTLGVIGIVIGAIAALLGALGFRRRPSA, from the coding sequence ATGCGTACGTCCACCGCTCGCCGCCTCGCCACCCCGGGCGTCCTGGCCGCCGCCACGCTCGCGGCCACCGCCGTCCCGGCCTTCGCCCACGTCACGGTCCAGCCCGGCACGGCCGCCCAGGGCGCCTACACCGCCGTGGCCTTCCGCGTCCCGGACGAGAGCGACAAGGCCTCCACCACCAAGCTCGAGGTCAGCCTCCCCGCCGACCACCCGGTCGCCTCGGTCGCGATCCAGCCCGTCCCCGGCTGGACGGCGGTGGCCGCCAAGACCCAGCTCGCCACTCCGCTCAAGACCGACGACGGCGACTCCATCACCGAGGCCGTCTCCACCATCACCTGGACCGCCGACCCCACGGCCAAGATCGCCCCGGGCCAGTTCCAGGAGTTCAAGGTCTCCCTCGGGCCGCTCCCCACCGACACCGACGCCCTGGTCTTCAAGGCCCTCCAGACCTACGACGACGGCACCGTGGTCCGCTGGATCGACGACACCAAGCCCGGCCAGCCCGAACCCCAGCACCCGGCCCCCACCCTGACCCTCACCAAGGGCGTCGCCCCGACCCCCACCACCCCGCCCAAGACCACCCCCGCCGCCGCTGCACCGACCACCTCCTCCGCCGACTCCACCGCCCGCACCCTCGGCGTGATCGGCATCGTCATCGGCGCGATAGCCGCCCTCCTCGGCGCCCTCGGCTTCCGCCGCCGCCCCTCCGCCTGA
- a CDS encoding metallophosphoesterase family protein encodes MAPNPSRRTVIRSTAVAGSLAALPASTLLWSQPAVADAPGPEQVHLSYGNEPAREMTVSWATAGTVRRPRLRLGTAQEGFGRVVSAETRTYVDGLNKVETYTHRVRLHGLRPDTAYVYEVSHDGATPKRGTFRTAPERGRVPFRFTSFGDLGTGSAAFSKSSIHGAAAVRHVEQFNPLFHLLNGDLAYANNNTSRQPQAWDAFMNNMSVSAANRPWMPAPGNHEVEAGGGELGYASYHTRFDLPDNHTRDYCGNWYSFQVGSVLFLSIDGNDLAVEDDASIDPATGQSIYISGYSEGAQLRWLERTLARARAGREVDWIVASMHQFAMSSSAASHGGDLGIREQLLPVFDRYQVDLVLCGHDHDYERTYAVRGTDPGSLLRPAVASDELRDIDTSQGTVHLILGGGGTASHDDTFLSDPAGGVPDAFVRTQRLTFKADPDAKEKATWSAVRDPDTAFPYGVAVFDVDPGHLSGGRTTITVSYYHTPAATPAVPVPTPVLFDRFTLHRLRRDGHPSHHGDLVTTNV; translated from the coding sequence GTGGCACCGAACCCTTCCCGCAGGACCGTCATCCGCAGCACGGCGGTGGCGGGTTCACTGGCCGCCCTGCCCGCCTCCACCCTGCTCTGGAGTCAGCCCGCCGTGGCCGACGCCCCCGGCCCGGAGCAGGTGCACCTCAGCTACGGTAACGAGCCCGCCCGCGAGATGACCGTCTCCTGGGCCACCGCCGGCACCGTCCGCCGGCCCCGGCTGCGCCTGGGCACGGCGCAGGAGGGCTTCGGCCGGGTGGTCTCCGCCGAGACCCGCACCTACGTGGACGGCCTCAACAAGGTCGAGACCTACACCCACCGGGTGCGCCTGCACGGCCTGCGCCCCGACACCGCGTACGTCTACGAGGTCTCGCACGACGGCGCCACCCCCAAGCGCGGCACCTTCCGCACGGCCCCCGAGCGCGGGCGCGTCCCGTTCCGCTTCACCAGCTTCGGCGACCTGGGCACCGGCTCGGCCGCGTTCTCGAAGTCCTCGATCCACGGCGCGGCGGCCGTCCGGCACGTGGAGCAGTTCAACCCGCTCTTCCACCTGCTCAACGGCGACCTGGCCTACGCCAACAACAACACCAGCCGGCAGCCGCAGGCCTGGGACGCCTTCATGAACAACATGTCCGTCTCGGCGGCCAACCGCCCGTGGATGCCGGCCCCCGGCAACCACGAGGTGGAGGCCGGCGGCGGCGAGCTCGGCTACGCCTCCTACCACACCCGGTTCGACCTGCCGGACAACCACACCCGCGATTACTGCGGCAACTGGTACAGCTTCCAGGTCGGTTCGGTGCTCTTCCTCTCCATCGACGGCAACGACCTCGCCGTCGAGGACGACGCCAGCATCGACCCGGCCACCGGCCAGTCGATCTACATCTCCGGCTACAGCGAGGGCGCCCAGCTGCGCTGGCTTGAGCGCACCCTGGCCCGGGCCCGGGCCGGTCGCGAGGTCGACTGGATCGTGGCCTCCATGCACCAGTTCGCGATGTCCTCCTCCGCCGCCAGCCACGGCGGCGACCTCGGCATCCGCGAGCAGTTGCTGCCGGTCTTCGACCGCTACCAGGTCGACCTGGTGCTCTGCGGCCACGACCACGACTACGAGCGCACCTACGCCGTGCGCGGCACCGACCCGGGCAGCCTGCTGCGGCCCGCCGTGGCCAGCGACGAACTCCGCGACATCGACACCTCCCAGGGCACCGTCCACCTGATCCTCGGCGGCGGCGGCACCGCCTCGCACGACGACACCTTCCTCAGCGACCCGGCGGGCGGCGTGCCGGACGCGTTCGTCCGCACCCAGCGGCTGACCTTCAAGGCCGACCCGGACGCCAAGGAGAAGGCCACCTGGTCCGCCGTCCGCGACCCCGACACCGCCTTCCCCTACGGCGTCGCCGTCTTCGACGTGGACCCCGGCCACCTCTCCGGCGGCCGCACCACCATCACCGTCAGCTACTACCACACCCCCGCCGCCACCCCGGCCGTCCCCGTCCCCACGCCGGTCCTCTTCGACCGCTTCACCCTCCACCGCCTCCGCCGCGACGGCCACCCGTCCCACCACGGCGACCTCGTCACCACCAACGTCTGA
- a CDS encoding OmpL47-type beta-barrel domain-containing protein: protein MAVRPLPPLAALLAAALALGAATPALADPTHDPHDAVLPVVSYTFDGDTGSTVLDDSGHGNNGTWSGTPAYAAGVSGRALHISAGKNFVTLPKAAGQTDGTGSFSFQTWWYDNAATADAPLVSNQDFNSCANAGFSLYHLSGTYQQRSCFAVGGTKTYSPTRTASIQNGWHHLAVVQDAAAHTYAYYVDGVLASSTATGSGTNAANFASGSPIRIGQDGAGAYSATEDALVDDFTFYNQAITADQIAADYAATNPATHLPAAVTVHFDGNGATGGSTADQQLTYGQGAALNANGFTKDGSGFLGWATSPAGRVEYGAGQQVTDLPATDGGKVTLYAVWGKVRAAGDTAAPIVSYDFEADQNGVVSDGSGQGADGSWHGTATYAKGFAGKAAHVSSGSNFVRLPLSAGRTDGSGSFSFSTWWGEYAETSDTALVSNQDSNSCFNAGMSLYHLSGTSTTRACWGQPTGTTRQYSATSATALQGSWHYLTVVVDRGAQTLSYYVDGKPVTTSAAGQLTSATKLLSGLPFTIGQDGTGAYAASVDALVDQFDFYDQPLTASQVANDYNATKPAATVLPDESTVDIQPPVSTLPAGFVTDTFHARQTRVGTAITQPLAALWHGAAVTSYTRTGGDDWLSVDAQGVVHGTAPASAPQHPGTVTVQATDGSTTGSITVEVPVLAAGEAPQLATTTWNLWDAGSHVDDALLKDLAVIGGNGFDVIGVQEDGGTVAHQLAQALGWYDREGPGGVGILSAWPISADGVVTAGPALGVTVSVAGRDLRVWTAALDEGGYGPDAACAEPGADPAAVTAAERATTRYAQAQALAAALRPEAAAAGRTPLVLLGSLASPSAADWTAATAAAHCGTGAVDWPATGALTAAGLTDSFRAANPDPADNPGTTWSPIATTGPHDRIDYVDYAGADLRVLGSNTLVAGWPSAENVNANAWTSDHTAVVTTFSLGTPQPPVVSTAITPGAPDGRSGWYVTAPVVTASATDGSALAPALEYRTGGGSWAPYPGPVTAAEGARSYEFRATGHTGLTGDPVAVPVRYDGTAPSTTASTTPGATSTAPVTVTLTAGDTGSGVAGTEYRLGEGGWTPYAGPFTVAPLFADQTLSYRSTDIAGTTEPDRRLVIPAIKPVAPAISTTATAPRYGTAATVTVTVSSPGLPATGTITLTEGTTPRGTARLADGTATFTLPPGLAAGGHVLLAAYAGSELLTPAGQTLLLTVGLPPAWSATATYRAGDQVSYRGAAYTASWTTKAQQPGDPQGPWQEYALTEDGTAAWTASHVFEGGELAVYQGRIYRAGWHTRNQTPGSPTGPWEEQAPAGPDGLAPWTATTVYLAGAEVSWQGGTYQARWYTRNQTPGTPSGPWRKLP from the coding sequence CGCCACGGCCGACGCCCCGCTGGTCTCCAACCAGGACTTCAACTCCTGCGCCAACGCGGGCTTCAGCCTCTACCACCTGAGCGGCACCTACCAGCAGCGCTCCTGCTTCGCGGTGGGCGGCACCAAGACCTACAGCCCCACCCGCACCGCCTCGATCCAGAACGGCTGGCACCACCTGGCCGTGGTCCAGGACGCCGCCGCGCACACCTACGCGTACTACGTGGACGGCGTGCTCGCCTCCAGCACGGCCACCGGCTCGGGCACGAACGCCGCCAACTTCGCCTCCGGCAGCCCGATCCGGATCGGCCAGGACGGCGCCGGCGCGTACAGCGCCACCGAGGACGCCCTGGTGGACGACTTCACCTTCTACAACCAGGCCATCACGGCCGACCAGATCGCGGCCGACTACGCCGCCACCAACCCCGCCACGCACCTCCCGGCCGCCGTCACCGTGCACTTCGACGGCAACGGCGCCACCGGCGGCAGCACCGCCGACCAGCAGCTGACCTACGGCCAGGGCGCCGCGCTGAACGCCAACGGCTTCACCAAGGACGGCTCCGGCTTCCTCGGTTGGGCCACCAGCCCGGCGGGCCGGGTCGAGTACGGCGCCGGGCAGCAGGTCACCGACCTGCCCGCCACCGACGGTGGCAAGGTCACCCTCTACGCCGTCTGGGGCAAGGTCCGGGCGGCCGGCGACACCGCCGCGCCCATCGTCTCCTACGACTTCGAGGCCGACCAGAACGGTGTGGTGAGCGACGGTTCGGGCCAGGGCGCGGACGGCTCCTGGCACGGCACCGCGACCTACGCCAAGGGCTTCGCCGGCAAGGCCGCGCACGTCAGCTCCGGCAGCAACTTCGTCCGGCTGCCGCTCAGCGCCGGCCGCACCGACGGCTCCGGCAGCTTCTCCTTCTCCACCTGGTGGGGCGAGTACGCGGAGACCTCGGACACCGCCCTGGTGAGCAACCAGGACTCCAACTCCTGCTTCAACGCCGGGATGTCGCTCTACCACCTCTCCGGCACCTCGACCACCCGGGCCTGCTGGGGCCAGCCCACCGGCACCACCCGGCAGTACTCGGCCACCAGTGCCACCGCTCTGCAGGGCAGTTGGCACTACCTGACGGTGGTGGTCGACCGCGGCGCGCAGACGCTCAGCTACTACGTGGACGGCAAGCCGGTCACCACCTCGGCGGCGGGCCAGCTGACTTCGGCCACCAAGCTGCTCTCCGGCCTGCCGTTCACCATCGGCCAGGACGGCACCGGCGCCTACGCCGCCTCGGTGGACGCCCTGGTGGACCAGTTCGACTTCTACGACCAGCCTCTGACGGCCAGTCAGGTGGCCAACGACTACAACGCCACCAAGCCCGCCGCCACCGTGCTGCCGGACGAATCCACCGTGGACATCCAGCCGCCGGTCTCCACCCTCCCGGCCGGCTTCGTCACCGACACCTTCCACGCCCGCCAGACCCGGGTCGGTACCGCGATCACCCAGCCGCTGGCCGCCCTCTGGCACGGCGCGGCCGTCACCTCGTACACCCGCACCGGCGGCGACGACTGGCTCTCGGTGGACGCCCAGGGCGTGGTGCACGGCACCGCCCCGGCGAGTGCGCCGCAGCACCCCGGCACCGTCACCGTGCAGGCCACCGACGGCAGCACCACCGGCAGCATCACCGTCGAGGTGCCGGTGCTCGCCGCCGGCGAGGCCCCGCAGCTGGCCACCACCACCTGGAACCTCTGGGACGCCGGCAGCCACGTGGACGACGCGCTGCTCAAGGACCTGGCGGTGATCGGCGGCAACGGCTTCGACGTGATCGGCGTCCAGGAGGACGGCGGCACCGTCGCCCACCAGCTGGCGCAGGCCCTCGGCTGGTACGACCGCGAGGGCCCCGGCGGGGTCGGCATCCTCTCCGCCTGGCCGATCTCCGCCGACGGCGTGGTCACGGCCGGCCCGGCGCTCGGCGTCACCGTCTCGGTGGCCGGCCGCGACCTGCGGGTCTGGACGGCCGCCCTGGACGAGGGCGGCTACGGCCCCGACGCGGCCTGCGCCGAGCCCGGTGCCGACCCGGCGGCCGTGACCGCCGCCGAGCGGGCCACCACCCGCTACGCCCAGGCCCAGGCGCTCGCCGCCGCCCTCAGGCCCGAGGCGGCCGCGGCCGGCCGCACCCCGCTGGTGCTGCTCGGCTCGCTCGCCTCCCCCTCGGCCGCCGACTGGACGGCCGCCACCGCCGCCGCGCACTGCGGGACCGGCGCCGTGGACTGGCCCGCCACCGGCGCGCTCACCGCCGCCGGCCTGACCGACTCCTTCCGGGCGGCCAACCCCGACCCGGCCGACAACCCCGGCACCACCTGGTCGCCGATCGCCACCACCGGCCCGCACGACCGGATCGACTACGTGGACTACGCGGGCGCCGACCTGCGGGTGCTCGGCTCCAACACCCTGGTGGCCGGCTGGCCCTCGGCCGAGAACGTCAACGCCAACGCCTGGACCAGCGACCACACCGCCGTGGTCACCACCTTCAGCCTCGGTACCCCGCAGCCGCCGGTGGTCAGCACGGCGATCACCCCGGGCGCCCCCGACGGCCGCTCCGGCTGGTACGTCACCGCCCCCGTGGTCACCGCCTCCGCCACCGACGGCTCGGCCCTCGCGCCCGCCCTCGAGTACCGCACCGGCGGCGGCAGCTGGGCCCCGTACCCCGGCCCGGTCACCGCCGCCGAGGGGGCGCGGAGCTACGAGTTCCGCGCCACCGGCCACACCGGCCTGACCGGTGACCCGGTCGCCGTCCCGGTCCGCTACGACGGGACGGCGCCCAGCACCACCGCGAGCACCACCCCCGGCGCCACCAGCACCGCCCCGGTCACCGTCACGCTCACCGCCGGCGACACCGGCTCCGGCGTGGCCGGCACCGAGTACCGCCTCGGGGAGGGCGGTTGGACGCCCTACGCCGGCCCGTTCACCGTCGCCCCGCTCTTCGCGGACCAGACCCTCAGCTACCGGTCCACCGACATCGCCGGCACCACCGAGCCCGACCGCCGGCTGGTGATCCCCGCGATCAAGCCGGTCGCCCCGGCGATCAGCACCACCGCCACGGCACCCCGGTACGGCACCGCCGCCACCGTCACCGTGACGGTCAGCTCCCCGGGCCTGCCCGCCACCGGCACGATCACCCTCACCGAGGGCACCACCCCGCGCGGCACGGCCCGGCTGGCCGACGGCACCGCCACCTTCACCCTCCCGCCCGGCCTGGCCGCCGGCGGCCACGTGCTGCTCGCCGCCTACGCGGGCAGCGAGCTGCTCACCCCGGCCGGCCAGACCCTGCTGCTCACCGTCGGCCTCCCGCCGGCCTGGAGCGCCACCGCCACCTACCGCGCGGGCGACCAGGTCTCCTACCGGGGCGCGGCCTACACGGCGAGCTGGACCACCAAGGCGCAGCAGCCGGGCGACCCGCAGGGCCCCTGGCAGGAGTACGCGCTGACCGAGGACGGCACTGCCGCCTGGACGGCCTCGCACGTCTTCGAGGGCGGCGAGCTCGCGGTGTACCAGGGCCGGATCTACCGGGCCGGCTGGCACACCCGCAACCAGACCCCGGGCTCGCCCACCGGCCCCTGGGAGGAGCAGGCCCCCGCCGGCCCGGACGGCCTGGCCCCCTGGACGGCCACCACGGTCTACCTCGCCGGTGCCGAGGTCAGCTGGCAGGGCGGCACCTACCAGGCCCGGTGGTACACCCGGAACCAGACCCCGGGCACCCCGAGCGGCCCCTGGCGCAAGCTCCCCTGA
- a CDS encoding Rv1355c family protein, whose amino-acid sequence MNLDELTAGPADDTSWQPVLYRYAELGALRGEVAALHDTLAEQVGELLTARRPDWRPGAGELAGAVDSYLSGRPAEYGSWVWYPWSRRLVHVLPREEYRELRQSRNRYKITAAEQALLTERTIAVIGLSVGAASAVTLAQEGVGGRFRLADFDTLSLSNLNRLRASVADLGLPKVVIAARQMYEIDPYLSIETWPDGLDESSIDAFLAGDGSAGGRVDLLVEECDDLHLKVHARERARAHGIPVLMETNERGMLDVERFDLDPGRPLLHGLLDGVTAAELKTLSSREKVPYVLRILDQDRPSERFVPSLVEIGQTISSWPQLASGVALGAALVTDTARRLLLGGFTASGRWFVDPAELVRDGTELPLPEREEAAVGEELKTEELVLPERGLELDEEGVRRLVGYGIQAPSGGNTQPWRFVWRGRALDCRVDHEQPLTVLDFERSASRLAIGAAVENIDLAARAAGWACQAEPCPDPADPDLAYRLTFTADPAAERPPLAGWIEQRVTNREPGPAVPLDERAAAALASCAEESGARLQLVSDRDDLAELGRILGVADRLRMMSQPLHRDMMGELRWSEAETRRTRDGIDLATLGFDRTDLAGVAVARHWPNLAFLRTVGGGSSFEEPARKTVAASSAVGLLSIAGTGPEAYLRGGRAVQRLWLTATSLGLGLQPLTALTYLLARVERGGGVGLAGEEVATLRGLRARLDAIAPHRPGEAELLLFRLSYAPAPQLRSLRRPVESVLGFDA is encoded by the coding sequence GTGAACCTCGACGAGCTGACGGCCGGGCCGGCCGACGACACCTCCTGGCAGCCGGTGCTCTACCGGTACGCGGAGCTGGGCGCCCTGCGCGGCGAGGTGGCCGCCCTGCACGACACCCTGGCCGAACAGGTCGGCGAGCTGCTGACCGCCCGCCGGCCCGACTGGCGGCCCGGGGCGGGCGAGTTGGCCGGGGCGGTGGACTCGTACCTGAGCGGACGGCCGGCCGAGTACGGGAGCTGGGTCTGGTACCCGTGGTCGCGGCGGTTGGTGCACGTGCTGCCCCGGGAGGAGTACCGCGAGCTGCGGCAGTCCCGGAACCGGTACAAGATCACCGCTGCCGAGCAGGCCCTGCTGACCGAGCGGACGATCGCCGTGATCGGGCTCTCGGTCGGTGCGGCCAGCGCCGTCACGCTGGCCCAGGAGGGGGTGGGCGGCCGGTTCCGGCTGGCCGACTTCGACACCCTCTCGCTCTCCAACCTCAACCGCCTGCGGGCCTCGGTGGCCGACCTCGGCCTGCCCAAGGTGGTGATCGCCGCCCGGCAGATGTACGAGATCGACCCCTATCTGAGCATCGAGACCTGGCCGGACGGGCTGGACGAGTCCTCGATCGACGCCTTTCTGGCCGGGGACGGGAGCGCGGGCGGGCGGGTGGATCTGCTGGTCGAGGAGTGCGACGACCTCCACCTCAAGGTCCACGCCCGCGAGCGCGCCCGGGCGCACGGCATCCCGGTGCTGATGGAGACCAACGAACGCGGCATGCTCGACGTGGAGCGCTTCGACCTCGACCCGGGCCGGCCACTGCTGCACGGCCTGCTCGACGGCGTGACGGCGGCCGAGCTCAAGACGCTCTCCAGCCGCGAGAAGGTGCCGTACGTCCTGCGGATCCTCGACCAGGACCGGCCCTCCGAACGCTTCGTCCCCTCCCTGGTCGAGATCGGGCAGACCATCTCCTCCTGGCCCCAACTCGCCTCGGGCGTGGCACTGGGCGCCGCCCTGGTCACCGACACCGCCCGCCGGCTGCTGCTCGGCGGCTTCACCGCCTCGGGCCGGTGGTTCGTCGATCCGGCCGAACTGGTCCGGGACGGGACGGAGTTGCCGTTGCCCGAGCGGGAGGAGGCCGCCGTCGGGGAGGAGTTGAAGACGGAGGAGCTCGTTCTCCCCGAGCGGGGGCTGGAGTTGGACGAGGAAGGGGTGCGGAGACTGGTCGGGTACGGGATCCAGGCGCCCTCCGGCGGCAACACCCAGCCGTGGCGGTTCGTCTGGCGCGGGCGGGCACTGGACTGCCGGGTGGACCACGAACAGCCGCTCACCGTACTGGACTTCGAGCGCTCGGCCAGCCGGCTGGCGATCGGGGCCGCGGTGGAGAACATCGATCTGGCCGCCCGGGCCGCCGGATGGGCCTGCCAGGCCGAGCCCTGCCCCGACCCGGCCGACCCGGACCTGGCCTACCGGCTCACCTTCACCGCCGACCCGGCCGCCGAACGGCCGCCGCTGGCCGGCTGGATCGAGCAGCGGGTGACCAATCGCGAGCCGGGCCCGGCCGTGCCGCTCGACGAGAGGGCGGCGGCGGCGCTGGCCAGCTGCGCCGAGGAGAGCGGAGCCAGACTCCAACTCGTCAGCGACAGGGACGACTTGGCCGAGCTGGGGCGGATCCTCGGGGTGGCCGACCGGCTGCGGATGATGTCGCAGCCGCTGCACCGGGACATGATGGGCGAGCTGCGGTGGAGCGAGGCCGAGACCCGGCGGACCCGGGACGGCATCGACCTCGCCACGCTCGGCTTCGACCGCACCGACCTGGCGGGGGTCGCCGTCGCCCGGCACTGGCCCAATCTGGCCTTCCTCCGGACGGTCGGGGGCGGCTCCTCCTTCGAGGAGCCGGCGCGGAAGACCGTGGCGGCCTCCTCTGCGGTCGGCCTGCTCAGCATCGCGGGCACCGGGCCGGAGGCGTACCTGCGGGGCGGCCGGGCCGTCCAGCGGCTCTGGCTGACGGCCACCTCGCTGGGGCTCGGCCTGCAACCCCTCACCGCACTCACCTACCTGCTCGCCCGGGTCGAGCGTGGCGGCGGGGTCGGGCTGGCGGGCGAGGAGGTCGCCACGCTGCGCGGCCTGCGCGCCCGGCTGGACGCGATCGCCCCGCACCGGCCGGGCGAGGCCGAGCTGCTGCTCTTCCGGCTCTCCTACGCACCGGCGCCGCAGCTGCGGTCGCTGCGGCGGCCGGTGGAGTCGGTGCTGGGCTTCGACGCCTGA
- a CDS encoding DUF1028 domain-containing protein: protein MTFSIVARSGSALGVAVASKFLAVGSAVPAAAAGAGALATQAWANLAYREQGLALLRTGVAPEQVVAGLTAADPDRIHRQLGVVGPEGAGAGYTGEECLPWAGGLTGDGYAIQGNVLTGPEVVRDMEAAWLTGAELPFAERLVAALAAGDAAGGDRRGRQSAALYVVDRGRGFGGSGDIAYDLRVDDHAEPVAELRRLLGIHEILHGVPDPATLLELTGELAAEVGRRVAALGYDSLDRWAGVENLEGRLVQDRIDPLVLAHLRAQG from the coding sequence GTGACCTTTTCCATCGTGGCTCGGTCCGGTTCCGCCCTCGGGGTGGCCGTGGCCAGCAAGTTTCTCGCCGTCGGCTCCGCCGTCCCGGCCGCTGCGGCCGGGGCCGGGGCCCTGGCCACTCAGGCCTGGGCCAATCTCGCGTACCGCGAGCAGGGACTCGCGCTGCTGCGCACCGGGGTGGCTCCGGAACAGGTGGTGGCCGGGCTGACGGCCGCCGATCCGGACCGGATCCACCGCCAGCTCGGGGTGGTCGGGCCCGAGGGGGCCGGGGCCGGCTACACCGGGGAGGAGTGCCTGCCCTGGGCGGGTGGTCTCACCGGGGACGGATACGCGATCCAGGGCAATGTGCTGACCGGGCCCGAGGTGGTCCGGGACATGGAAGCGGCCTGGCTGACGGGGGCCGAACTCCCCTTCGCCGAAAGGCTGGTGGCCGCGCTGGCGGCCGGGGACGCGGCGGGCGGTGACCGCCGGGGCAGGCAGAGCGCGGCGCTGTACGTGGTGGACCGGGGCCGGGGCTTCGGCGGCTCGGGCGACATAGCCTACGACCTCCGGGTGGACGACCACGCCGAGCCGGTGGCCGAGCTGCGGCGGCTGCTGGGCATCCACGAGATCCTGCACGGCGTCCCGGACCCGGCCACCCTGCTGGAGCTGACCGGCGAGCTGGCCGCCGAGGTCGGACGCCGGGTCGCCGCGCTGGGCTACGACTCGCTCGACCGCTGGGCCGGGGTCGAGAACCTGGAGGGCCGCCTGGTGCAGGACCGGATCGACCCGCTGGTGCTCGCGCACCTGCGCGCCCAGGGCTGA